From a single Capsicum annuum cultivar UCD-10X-F1 chromosome 12, UCD10Xv1.1, whole genome shotgun sequence genomic region:
- the LOC107851090 gene encoding chromatin assembly factor 1 subunit FAS1 translates to MSEPMVIDGVDEVKVEAMKVDAKKKMKRKRVNLVIYSPEEKSAKIEELKVEMKGLVEYYKEVMEKKVVQMEEMKGLGSGLGLNSVIGCMLEESDLSLSKLVDVIVEKISDSEGSSSKVSVKSAVILVGQRVFYGVPNGDVDVLEDESESALWCWETRDLKLLPKSVRATLKIRRTCRKKIHERITAVSALLTALEMLGTDQNCSQERMTASEKLGKVLNEADIRLLVASMEQKNGAEVAEKSVKQEERLLIKQLERKKREAEKEKKRMEREVLKEKLKSEKELKRLQSEAEKEEKRFEKEESKLKKQMMREQEETEKDRRRKEKEEADAKRQLTLQKQASMMERFFKRSKTNSSSQNCQSLDKPAFDFSASKCEKKPVSVTLSMDSVLTQNDGLNADDLWKSHLNSWHCLGRSKGKVHWGIRQKPKTNVVKEIKLTCSKGLTCDNEDNTEKLVDGWAEPHNNTRSCNAGEVNTIPCRHLSRRQLLQFDKCHRPAFYGVWLKKSQVVGARRPFVMDPDLDYEVDSDEEWEEEEPGESLSDCDKDDNECLEEECSRGEDEDESEDGFFVPDGYLSEEEGVQVDKVESHDEEGSKILSSPQEGPGEEFVVLLRQQKYLHNLTEQALKKNKPLIILNLMHEKAPLLLADELTGNEKVEQICLGALTICSFPGHSSIPISNCDDVVEGDSEACPSGSKASIPQVASSAALADSDLHQIVSILQSCSQSINKVVESLQLKFPSIAKSQLKNKVREIAEFIDGRWQVRKDVLVKLGLPITTPEKSSRTKSIAAFFSKRCLPPSGKTINLHEASPQASQKTSSASIQLQQDFTYKNE, encoded by the exons ATGTCGGAACCGATGGTAATCGACGGTGTAGATGAAGTGAAAGTAGAAGCGATGAAAGTTGATgcgaagaagaagatgaaaaggaAGAGGGTTAATTTGGTAATTTACAGTCCCGAAGAGAAATCGGCTAAGATTGAAGAGCTGAAGGTTGAAATGAAGGGATTGGTTGAGTATTATAAGGAAGTGATGGAGAAGAAAGTGGTACAAATGGAGGAAATGAAAGGTTTGGGGTCAGGGTTAGGCTTGAATAGTGTGATTGGTTGCATGCTAGAGGAAAGTGATTTATCGTTATCGAAATTGGTTGATGTAATAGTTGAAAAGATTAGTGATAGTGAGGGAAGTAGTAGTAAGGTTAGTGTGAAGAGTGCTGTGATTTTGGTTGGTCAGAGGGTGTTTTACGGAGTTCCGAATGGAGATGTGGATGTCTTGGAGGATGAATCCGAGTCTGCTCTTTGGTGTTGGGAg ACACGAGACCTTAAATTATTGCCGAAATCAGTCCGGGCTACTCTGAAGATTCGCCGGACTTGTCGGAAAAAAATCCATGAGAGAATTACTGCTGTCTCTG CTTTATTGACTGCACTAGAAATGTTGGGAACTGATCAAAACTGCTCCCAAGAGCGGATGACGGCTTCTGAAAAGCTTGGCAAAGTATTAAATGAGGCAGATATCCGCTTGTTAGTTGCAAGCATGGAACAAAAAAATGGTGCTGAAGT GGCTGAGAAGTCCGTAAAACAGGAGGAGAGACTTTTGATCAAGCagttagagagaaagaaaagagaagctgaaaaagagaagaaaaggatgGAGCGTGAAGttctgaaagaaaaattgaaaagt GAAAAAGAGTTAAAACGGCTACAAAGTGAAGCAGAGAAAGAGGAAAAGCGGTTTGAGAAAGAAGAATCTAAACTAAAAAAGCAGATGATGAGAGAACAAGAAGAAACTGAGAAAGATCGACGCCGCAAGGAAAAGGAAGAAGCTGATGCTAAAAGGCAACTTACTTTGCAAAAGCAAGCTTCAATGATGGAGCGCTTTTTCAAAAGAAGCAAAACTAACTCTTCTTCCCAGAATTGCCAGTCATTAGATAAGCCAGCTTTTGATTTTTCCGCTAGCAAGTGTGAAAAGAAGCCTGTATCTGTTACTCTGTCAATGGACTCAGTCCTTACACAGAATGATGGCCTTAATGCTGATGATTTATGGAA GTCACACTTGAATTCGTGGCATTGCTTAGGTCGTTCAAAAGGGAAAGTTCATTGGGGAATCCGTCAAAAGCCCAAGACTAATGTAGTCAAGGAAATTAAGCTAACATGCAGTAAAGGACTGACTTGTGACAATGAGGATAATACAGAGAAACTAGTTGATGGATGGGCTGAGCCTCACAATAATACCAGATCATGTAATGCTGGTGAGGTCAATACTATTCCTTGTCGCCACTTATCAAGGAGGCAACTGTTGCAGTTTGATAAGTGTCATAGGCCTGCATTTTATGGTGTTTGGCTGAAGAAAAG CCAAGTTGTAGGAGCACGTCGCCCCTTCGTAATGGATCCAGATTTGGATTATGAGGTTGATAGTGATGAGGAATGGGAAGAG GAGGAACCTGGCGAAAGTCTATCAGATTgtgataaagatgataatgagtGTTTGGAGGAAGAATGTTCAAGAGGTGAAGATGAAGACGAAAGCGAAGATGGATTTTTCGTGCCAGATGGATATCTCTCAGAAGAAGAG GGTGTACAAGTTGACAAAGTGGAATCTCATGATGAAGAAGGATCTAAAATTTTGTCCAGTCCACAAGAAGGACCGGGTGAAGAGTTTGTGGTGCTGCTTCGGCAGCAAAAATATCTTCACAACTTGACTGAACAGGCTCTTAAGAAAAACAAGCCACTTATTATATTGAATCTTATGCATGAGAAAGCTCCTTTATTGTTGGCTGATGAACTGACTGGTAATGAGAAAGTTGAACAAATATGCCTGGGGGCATTGACCATTTGTTCATTTCCTGGCCATTCATCCATACCAATATCTAATTGTGATGATGTTGTTGAGGGAGATTCTGAGGCTTGCCCATCGGGTAGTAAGGCAAGTATCCCACAAGTAGCATCTTCAGCTGCTCTGGCAGACTCAGATTTACATCAAATT GTATCTATACTTCAGTCATGCTCACAAAGTATAAACAAGGTGGTGGAATCTTTACAACTCAAGTTCCCAAGTATTGCGAAGTCCCAACTGAAAAACAAAGTGCGGGAGATAGCAGAGTTTATTGATGGTAGATGGCAG GTTAGAAAGGATGTTCTTGTGAAACTTGGGCTGCCAATAACAACACCTG AAAAAAGCAGCAGGACAAAGAGCATTGCGGCATTTTTTTCCAAGAGATGTTTACCACCTTCCGGAAAGACCATCAATCTGCATGAGGCTTCCCCACAAGCAAGCCAGAAAACTTCTTCAGCTTCCATCCAGCTACAGCAAGACTTCACAtacaaaaatgaataa